One segment of Lytechinus pictus isolate F3 Inbred chromosome 13, Lp3.0, whole genome shotgun sequence DNA contains the following:
- the LOC129274733 gene encoding UTP--glucose-1-phosphate uridylyltransferase-like has translation MKVVILAAGYGTRLQRDIGKDTTGDYAHLAGLPKPLVPIGSKPLISHWMKDLTEHGITGPILVVTNDFYKDHFESWALNWKCVHLISDSTTCNDDRIGAVACFQLAVKEGNIDDDVLVIGGDTLFYDDFSLSDFLAAFQKRKESHPGASMVVSNHVPCEEVVKRGILEVNDELKVTGFLEKPNLEDTNSRRACPCFYLFSKESLPHLDSFLSEPRPMKERDATGNFVKYLYSRMPVYVYDISGRFDVGSLEDYKVCHKHFLEKENR, from the exons ATGAAGGTAGTCATCCTTGCTGCCGGGTACGGAACCCGTCTCCAGCGTGACATTGGGAAGGACACCACCGGTGACTATGCCCATCTAGCGGGTCTCCCTAAACCTCTGGTACCCATAGGTTCCAAGCCTCTCATCTCACACTGGATGAAGGATCTGACTGAGCATGGCATCACTGGACCAATTCTTGTGGTg acCAATGATTTCTACAAGGATCATTTTGAATCATGGGCCCTCAATTGGAAGTGTGTTCACTTGATCAGCGACAGTACTACCTGTAATGAT GATAGAATTGGAGCTGTGGCTTGCTTCCAGTTGGCCGTGAAAGAAGGaaacattgatgatgatgtacTTGTGATAGGAGG GGATACCCTCTTTTATGATGACTTCTCCCTGTCTGATTTTCTAGCTGCCTTtcagaagagaaaagagagtcATCCTGGAGCCAGCATGGTTGTTTCCAATCATGTTCCTTGTGAAG AGGTTGTGAAAAGAGGTATACTGGAAGTCAATGATGAGTTAAAGGTTACTGGATTCTTGGAAAAGCCAAACCTGGAAGACACCAACTCCAGGAGAGCT TGTCCATGCTTCTATCTATTCTCCAAAGAGAGCTTACCTCATCTCGATAGCTTTCTATCAGAG cCAAGACCAATGAAGGAAAGAGACGCAACAGGGAACTTTGTGAAATATCTCTACTCAAG GATGCCAGTATATGTGTATGATATCTCAGGACGATTTGATGTTGGGTCCCTGGAAGACTATAAAGTGTGTCATAAACATTTCTTGGAGAAAGAGAACAGATAA